The following coding sequences lie in one Candidatus Latescibacter sp. genomic window:
- a CDS encoding response regulator, which yields MSKEHILIVDDEEDILELIGYNLTRDGYRVSTAMTGEQALHSARQGRPDLILLDLMLPGIDGLEVCRRLKSDSLTRSIPIIMVTAKGEDADIVTGLELGADDYIIKPFSPRVLLARVRAVLRRNRKDLTEEPVVLRSADLVIDLSSREVLVQEKPVQLAATEFNILHFLMKRPGWVFTRNQIINAIKGDDYPVTERSVDVQIVGLRKKLGPAGKYILTVRGIGYRFKE from the coding sequence ATGTCAAAAGAGCACATTCTGATAGTGGACGACGAAGAAGATATTCTCGAACTGATCGGCTATAATCTCACCAGAGACGGGTACAGGGTGAGCACGGCGATGACCGGAGAACAGGCATTGCACAGCGCCCGTCAGGGGAGGCCGGATCTCATACTTCTCGATCTCATGCTTCCGGGAATAGACGGCCTCGAGGTATGCCGTCGGTTGAAATCCGACTCGCTGACCAGGTCGATACCTATTATCATGGTTACTGCAAAGGGAGAGGACGCCGATATCGTAACCGGTCTGGAACTGGGCGCCGATGATTACATCATCAAACCGTTCAGTCCACGGGTTCTCCTGGCAAGAGTCCGGGCGGTTCTCAGGCGCAACAGGAAGGATTTAACTGAAGAACCTGTAGTGTTGCGCTCTGCCGATCTTGTTATCGACCTGTCGTCACGGGAAGTGCTGGTTCAGGAAAAGCCTGTTCAGCTTGCGGCGACCGAATTCAACATCCTTCATTTCCTTATGAAGAGACCGGGATGGGTATTTACCCGCAACCAGATTATCAACGCGATAAAAGGCGATGATTACCCGGTCACCGAGCGCTCGGTGGATGTCCAGATTGTCGGCCTCCGGAAAAAGCTCGGCCCCGCCGGGAAGTACATCCTTACCGTCCGCGGCATAGGATATCGATTCAAGGAATAG
- a CDS encoding ATP-binding protein: MPKSKKFVWQIYSYYLLLLLVSCLTVILYTAHSLRQYTTDSALSRLTSSAVLFRKIILQKPLPFNEHEINALCREMVPFTSARYTVILPTGRVIGDSDSDPARMENHLDRPEVLTALSGKIGTSIRYSSVEPYRMMYVAVPVESNGSMYGVVRTSLKLDAVNRELNSFYGKAVIAAMLLSLLGLIFSLIISRKLNKSLVEVKQGISRFSSDDLAVRLHVQSAAEIEELADTLNVMADHLETRINTVTRQRNELEAVLSGMAEAVIAVDMNERIINSNHAAESLFGFTFDQVRGRTVQEVIRNSRLQNFIKRVLSSDAPVTDEIIVQFRTDRFLQAHGSILLDSSNRNIGALIVLNDVTRLKLLETIRREFVANVSHELKTPITSIKGFVETLKDGAMHDPVNAQKFLDIILKHTDRLNAIIEDLLSLSRVEQEAENEQIYLEPVRVGEIVKNALLVCDSKAGEKGIRIEFRGNEDIEIMANPDLLEQAVVNLLDNAIKYSGRQSRILVEVSLSGADTAIKVEDHGIGIPEEHLQRIFERFYRVDKARSRELGGTGLGLAIVKHIVQAHHGRVDVTSAPGKGSTFFIYIPKKV; this comes from the coding sequence ATGCCGAAAAGTAAAAAGTTTGTCTGGCAGATATACTCCTATTACCTTCTCCTTCTTCTGGTTTCCTGTTTGACGGTAATCCTGTATACTGCACATTCCCTGCGGCAGTATACAACCGACTCCGCGCTGTCCCGTCTGACCTCCAGTGCGGTACTGTTCAGAAAAATAATTCTCCAGAAACCGCTGCCGTTCAATGAACATGAGATTAACGCCCTCTGCCGGGAGATGGTTCCTTTCACCTCTGCACGGTATACGGTAATCCTCCCCACAGGCAGGGTTATCGGAGATTCGGATTCCGATCCGGCGCGCATGGAAAACCACCTGGACCGTCCCGAGGTGTTGACGGCGCTTTCGGGAAAAATCGGCACTTCCATACGCTACAGTTCAGTGGAGCCATATCGGATGATGTATGTGGCTGTCCCGGTGGAATCGAATGGCAGCATGTACGGCGTGGTGCGGACATCACTGAAATTGGATGCGGTCAACCGTGAGTTGAACTCATTCTATGGCAAAGCGGTAATCGCCGCAATGTTACTTTCTCTCCTTGGACTTATTTTCAGCCTGATAATCTCACGGAAGCTGAACAAATCATTGGTGGAGGTAAAACAGGGAATATCACGGTTTTCCTCAGATGATCTGGCTGTCAGGCTCCATGTTCAGTCAGCGGCGGAAATCGAAGAACTTGCTGATACCCTGAACGTCATGGCGGACCACCTGGAAACACGGATCAATACAGTAACCCGCCAAAGAAACGAACTGGAAGCGGTGCTGTCCGGCATGGCGGAAGCGGTCATCGCGGTGGATATGAATGAACGGATAATCAATTCCAACCATGCAGCCGAATCCCTGTTCGGATTCACGTTCGATCAAGTCCGCGGCCGTACGGTCCAGGAGGTTATCCGTAACAGCCGCCTGCAGAATTTCATCAAGAGGGTTTTGTCGAGCGATGCCCCGGTGACCGATGAGATCATCGTGCAGTTCCGGACAGATCGTTTTCTTCAGGCGCACGGCAGCATCCTCTTGGATTCTTCGAACCGGAATATCGGAGCGCTCATAGTTCTCAACGATGTAACCAGGTTGAAACTCCTGGAAACCATCCGCCGAGAATTCGTGGCCAATGTATCCCATGAGCTGAAAACTCCCATAACCTCGATCAAGGGATTTGTCGAGACTCTGAAAGACGGCGCCATGCATGACCCTGTGAATGCTCAAAAATTCCTCGATATCATCCTGAAACACACCGACCGCCTGAATGCCATCATCGAGGACCTCCTGAGCCTGTCCCGGGTTGAACAGGAGGCGGAAAACGAGCAGATATACCTGGAACCGGTCAGGGTCGGCGAAATAGTGAAAAACGCCCTCCTGGTATGCGATTCGAAAGCCGGTGAAAAAGGAATACGCATCGAGTTCCGGGGAAATGAGGATATCGAGATCATGGCAAATCCGGACTTGCTCGAACAGGCGGTGGTCAACCTGCTCGATAACGCCATCAAGTACAGCGGTCGGCAAAGCCGGATTCTCGTGGAGGTTTCCCTTTCAGGCGCTGATACGGCAATAAAGGTTGAAGATCACGGCATCGGTATACCCGAAGAACATCTCCAGCGAATTTTCGAACGGTTCTACCGGGTAGACAAGGCTAGGAGCCGTGAGCTGGGCGGAACCGGTCTCGGTCTGGCCATTGTCAAACATATAGTCCAGGCTCATCACGGACGGGTGGATGTTACAAGCGCTCCCGGAAAGGGCAGCACATTTTTCATCTATATTCCGAAAAAGGTCTGA